A genomic segment from Colletotrichum higginsianum IMI 349063 chromosome 5, whole genome shotgun sequence encodes:
- a CDS encoding Methyltransferase, protein MEREEPALDAMHQVDTTFPQGANVDLEADENIDDAEMQSLAGSDVDSALGESEAWPSSTASLRSSIVRAREENGRIYHGYKDGKYVLPTDQEELDRQGEEHPESEVVGVDLSPVQPGFTPPNVHYEIDDLEEEWSFSRKFDYVHSMMMTGAFRDWHNFHQQAFESVIFDPNLNTGGWLEIQDIDFPMRCDDGTIPPDCDLGRWNELMMEAGRRSGFLLDTCGKAAEMMTSVGFVDIVRIQFKWPINQWPRDVKHKTLGVWTEANFSVGLESMTLALFTRFMGWRKEEVWDFSARVIAEWRDVERHGYFDVYVTYGRKP, encoded by the exons ATGGAAAGGGAGGAACCAGCGCTTGATGCAATGCATCAAGTGGACACAACATTTCCGCAGGGAGCCAACGTTGACCTGGAAGCAGACGAG AATATCGACGACGCTGAGATGCAGAGCCTTGCGGGAAGTGACGTCGACTCTGCGCTGGGAGAG TCCGAGGCATGGCCATCATCTACTGCGTCACTTCGGTCAAGCATAGTACGGGCACGTGAGGAGAATGGCCGCATATACCACGGATACAAGGATGGGAAGTACGTCTTGCCTACGGACCAG GAAGAGCTCGACCGACAAG GAGAGGAACACCCTGAATCCGAGGTTGTGGGCGTAGATCTGTCACCTGTCCAGCCCGGCTT CACTCCACCCAACGTCCATTACGAGATTGACGATCTCGAGGAGGAATGGAGCTTTTCAAGAAAGTTTGACTATGTCCACAGCATGATGATGACCGGTGCTTTTAGGGATTGGCACAACTTTCATCAGCAAGCATTCGAGTCTGTCATCTTCGACCC CAACCTCAATACCGGAGGATGGCTTGAGATCCAGGATATCGACTTTCCGATGAGGTGTGATGACGGAACCATACCGCCAGACTGCGACCTCGGCAGGTGGAATGAGCTGATGATGGAAGCCGGTAGAAGATCCGGTTTTCTGCTGGATACCTGCGGCAAGGCAGCGGAAATGATGACTAGCGTTGGCTTTGTCGATATCGTCCGCATCCAGTTCAAGTGGCCAATCAACCAATGGCCGCGGGACGTGAAGCACAAGACACTTGGGGTCTGGACGGAGGCCAACTTCAGTGTTGGACTCGAGTCTATGACGCTGGCTCTTTTCACCCGCTTCATGGGCTGGAGAAAAGAGGAAGTCTGGGACTTTAGTGCTAGGGTTATCGCGGAGTGGCGGGACGTTGAGAGACATGGATATTTCGATGTGTACGTTACTTATGGGAGGAAACCATGA
- a CDS encoding methyltransferase domain-containing protein, giving the protein MRAVLSCPWSRHRRILSRRLDCARPRKGAAAMNMSNSEPIEPAPPDTLDDDGLEGSDYAESLASSGFTSLASRVMRHSHEGGRRYQSFLETIYPLPNDEPEQFREEMKHQMVKRLLDDNDYLSPIGRNPQKILDVGTGTGLWAVDGECCRTLHLKPRPPDSYQVADKFPSAHVIGVDISPIQNCYAPQNVDWRIDDIQETWSPLYSGLDFVHFRSVSVTLREPVKVIHSAYENLKSGGWVEFQDAGVRIGCDDNTLPEDYAPVKFMDTFIRTFKTHFGWNLEFPNVLPEVLKDAGFVNIHYRHHKLPIGPWAKDRHQREIGLFLSKDVLWQLIRAVLVKWPQMGLTKQEAEIMEQDIRKAFENTSYHAYLPWISIWAQKPPN; this is encoded by the exons ATGCGAGCGGTGTTGTCATGCCCCTGgtctcgccatcgtcggATTCTGTCTAGACGTTTAGACTGTGCTCGACCTCGTAAGGGTGCCGCGGCCATGAACATGTCTAACAGTGAGCCCATAGAGCCAGCTCCACCAGATACGTTAGACGATGATGGTCTTGAGGGCTCGGACTATGCAGAGTCGCTTGCATCCTCAGGCTTCACCTCGCTTGCTTCCCGTGTTATGAGACATTCTCATGAAGGCGGAAG ACGGTATCAATCCTTCCTAGAGACCATATACCCGTTGCCAAACGACGAGCCGGAACAGTTCCGCGAAGAAATGAAGCACCAGATGGTGAAGCGTCTTCTCGATGACAACGATTACCTATCGCCCATTGGCAGAAATCCGCAGAAGATCTTGGACGTCGGTACCGGCACTGGCCTCTGGGCCGTCGACGGTGAGTGCTGTCGAACCTTGCACTTGAAGCCTCGACCACCTGACTCTTATCAAGTTGCGGACAAGTTCCCCAGCGCACACGTAATCGGGGTAGACATCTCGCCGATACAGAACTGTTACGCACCGCAAAACGTCGACTGGAGAATTGACGACATCCAAGAAACTTGGTCACCGTTGTACTCCGGCCTCGATTTCGTTCACTTTAGGTCGGTCAGTGTGACTCTGCGAGAGCCAGTCAAGGTCATACACTCGGCGTACGA AAACCTCAAATCAGGCGGTTGGGTTGAGTTTCAAGATGCCGGCGTCAGGATCGGGTGCGACGACAACACGCTCCCCGAAGACTACGCACCCGTCAAGTTCATGGACACCTTTATACGCACGTTTAAGACGCATTTCGGCTGGAACCTGGAATTTCCCAACGTGCTGCCCGAGGTTCTAAAAGACGCTGGGTTCGTCAACATACACTATCGACATCACAAACTACCTATCGGGCCGTGGGCCAAGGACCGACACCAGCGCGAAATCGGTCTTTTCCTCAGTAAGGACGTGTTGTGGCAGCTCATCCGCGCTGTGCTTGTCAAATGGCCACAGATGGGCCTGACGAAGCAGGAAGCCGAGATCATGGAACAGGACATTCGGAAGGCGTTCGAAAACACCTCATACCATGCATATCTTCCGTGGATCTCTATCTGGGCTCAAAAGCCCCCCAACTGA